The window CAAATACAGGTGCGCAGTACCCGTACAATCACATCTTCGGGATGCAGTATTTCGGGCATCGGCATGTTATCGATGCGGACCCGCTGGGGGCCCCGGTAATTCATTGCCAGCATAAAAAATCTTTCCTGTTTACGTAAAAAATCAATTACAAGGGCAAAGCTGTTAGGCACTTACCCTTCTGTTTTTAAGAACAGAAAGCCTTTATGAATGTTTATCTTTCTTTGCCGGAGTCTGTTTTAGAATCAATGTGATACCCTTGATTTTTATGCCGGGGTTTTGGTTTGTATGTTTGGTCTCCTGTACCCATTCACTGCCAAAGCTTTAAAACTATTCTTCAGGCAAGGCTGCCCTACCGAATTTTACTGATCAGGTCTAGGATATCCTGTTGCCGCAGGGGCTTTTCTAAAATGGCAGTTACCTGGTGGCGGCGCGCCAGCAGCTCTTCCTTTTCTGTTTTATGAGAGGTAACAATTGTGAAAAATGTGTTCTTCAGATGGAGCTGACCTGTCTTTTCCATTTCCTTTAAAACAGAGAGCATTTCAAAACCACCCATTCCAGGCATTTCTATATCCAGCATCACTAAATCAGTATTTGCCTGCTCACCCACGCCCTTGCCTGTTGTGTATTTCTTTTTCATGAAAGCAAGTGCCACCAGGCTGTCCGAAAACAAATGGACCTCTTCTGACACCTGCATCTGCTCAAGCAGTCTTTTTGTGACCATGCCAATAATTTCGTCATCATCAACAAAAATAATGCTTGCTACTTTTTTACTCATATGGTTAACGCTGGTAATGCTGGCACTGGGGAAACATGCTGATAGCAAGCCTGCCTCCTTGCCTCATAAAAAAAGAGAAAGATGCAAAAGCATGAACGTTATGGATATAAGTTAGTAAATTTATTGGTTTACCCTGCCTGCAGCAGACCTTTCAGCAGCTTTTTTACATCTGCTTCTACCAGAGGCTTGGAAAGACAGGCAAACAATTTGTCGCTCTGGCAGGCCGCTTTTTCCTTGTCGCCAGGATTTAATGATGCGGTAAGCATAATGATCAGAAACCTGTTCCGATCAACCTGCTTTAGCCCTTCCAGCTCCTGCAGAAATTCAAATCCATCCATACCAGGCATTTTAATATCCAGGAAGATCAGATCCGGATGCTCCCTAACGAATGCAGCTTTTCCGGAATAGTGTTCCTGAATGTATTGTAAAGCTTCCTCTGCACTATTTATAGACATCACTTCTTCTGCAATTCCTAAGCCCTCTACCAGGGTTACATTCAGGTATGCGCAAATTGTATCGTCATCAACAAAAAGAATCTTTTCTATTTTAGCCATTGGAGTAGGATTTAAATTTCCATCACTTGATTTTTCTGTTCGCCTCTTCCCTGGTATACTCCCTATGCAGACTGAATTTTTATAATGCTATTCCAGTTAATATTATTTATTGAAAGGATAAAAAAAGCGAAGCACCAGAAAAGGGCTTCGCTCATACAGTCGCAAAAAATCAATCTAAGGAGTGTTTTACCTAAAAAGCAGGGCCGTTCTCCCTCAGGTAAAGGTGTTGGTTGGTTTGTTCGGCTTTTAGCAGCAGGCCAGGCCTACTGCTCATCCTGTGCCTCGGCAGGATTCTGACGGGAGACTTCCTGGCCCTGCTCATCAAAAAGTACTACCAGCGATGGTTTGCTAACATCTGCAGCAGCTTTTTCTACCAGGGCTACCTGATACTGCACTGCAGCAGTCTGTGCGCCGGCCTGAGGCTGCAGTTCAGCCACTGAAATAACTGTGTAATCTTTGAAGGCTTCTCCGTTCAGGTTTTCCTGCACTTCTGTCGGCAGTTCTTCCACCAGTATGGTACGGCCCTCTTCTGAAGGAGTATCAGACATTCTGTCTACGGTAATAGATTGCTCTGTACTTTGATCCTGATCGGTTTGAGGAGTTGTTTGCGCAAATGTCACACCCATTCCAAAAGCTACTGCTACCAATGTTAATGCTATCTTTTTCATGTTTGCTTCTTGTTAAAAATAATGGTTCCGGCAGAGCATTAGGAAAAGACCGTGCCAAAACAGGCCTGCAACCGGTAACCAACTCAAAGCCAACCTTCTAAGCTGAAAACAGGAAAGAGCAGAGAAAAAGCATAATGCGGAATGCCTCAACAAGCTGTAGATTAATTCCGCTGAAAAGTGTGGAGAAGGGTATGCTCCATCAGCCCGGCTCAGCTGTTTCTGCCGGAGCAGACAGGCAGGGCCCGCACAATGTAATTCCGCAATGGCTCGAGCAGGCGAAGGCTCGCCAGAGCCAGTGGCAACAGTACAAATCAGTAACGCCAGGTAAGCTGCTGGATGCCGCCAATGTAGAAAAGGTGGATGTTGATGATGTTACCATCACCTCACCGAAAAAAACCGGTAATGGCCCTTCGCGCTAAGAGCAGGGGTATACAGCCCGGCCTGGTTGTAGTGCCAGAACCTGCCTTTTCAGACCAACCACTAACATCACCCAAGGAAGTATTGGAGCTGCCAACCCGCCCCACCCGTACACCGGTCTTTTTTCCTTACGGGCTGCCGTGGTGCAGGTAAATTAAAGCTGTATAAAAACGATCTTTACAACTACCTGTCTGGGTAACTGTAGCCGGGATTCCGGAGGCAGCGAAACCTGCTGCAGGCTTGGGCAAAAACAGTTTTTCCAGATTTTTTAATTACAGATCAACCACTTTAAAATCTGCATAAGCCATTGTATCATCCCACTGAAAGACTAAAATGCCGCCTTTTTTAGTTTCCTGAACCTCAATGCTAAACTGCTCTATGGGGGTTCCCAGCTTTGTAACCGGCAGCACCACCTGTGCAAAATCTTTTTGCCTGTCAGGATCAGTCGGCCACCTGTTCAGATCGGTATTAAAAATAAGCAGCCATTCATTTTGCCGGGGTATGGTGTACAGGCTGTACTGACCTTTTGGAATAAGGGTTTTACCAATGCGAATATTCTTTTCAAGCGTAAGCTTTGTAGGTAAATTGGCACCTGTTCTCCATACTGAATCATAGGGCACTACCCCACCAAAGATTTTTCTTCCACGCTTGTAGGGCCTTCCATAGCTCACCTCAATTTTATTGTTGTGTACAACTGAGCGGAAAGTCTCTGTTGGTGAAGGAATGCCTATTCCGGGTGTTTTTGCCATTCTGGCTGCCAGCAGATCTATATTGATGGGTTCATGCCTGCTTACATAGTAGTTCCATGGGGTACCGATGCCATTGGTTTCCAGAATCTTTCCATCAGGATCTGTTTTAATCTGAGTGTACTCCAGAAAAGGACCACCAAAGGCAATTGAGTCTTTAGCCAGTGCCTGAACCCCAATGTCATAGACACCAATGTTATGGTTAATCATCTTCAGCGGCAATGAAGTTTTTCCGGATTTAGCCAGACGCATGCTGTTCCATTCCATCAGAGAAATAAAAGGAACCCATCCGCCTACAAAATCTACTTTGGAGACTGCATGGCTGATCACAATTTCAGTAGGCTTGCCCTTCATTGAATTATAAAAGGTGCATGTATCATTCTTACAGTTCATATTGAGCCTGTATTCAAAATCACCGGAAGTGGCTTTGAAAGGCACAGAACTGATGAAAGGATCCATGGCAGCCACGTTAAATTCTCTTATGCTGCCATCGGGGTAGAAATGCACACTGAATTCACCGATATAATCTTCTGGCACGCGAATAAATGCTTTGCCATAGAGGTGGTTATTGACCATGGTATAAGTCTCCACCAGCACTGTATCGGTACCCATGCGTCCAATAAAGGAAGCGGTGTAGGGCTGGCTGCTTTGGCCATAAGCTTTAAAGCCACAGAAAGTGATACTCAATAATGCTACAATGGAAGTAAATCTGGTGTACATGCTACTACTGATCAATTTTTCCGCAACTTATTTCAAGCAGGAATAGAGGCTAAAGACTAAAGTTAGCACTACAACAGAGGATAAGTATTGTAAAAAAAGGACTTTTGGAGGCGCTGTTTCACATGCCGGCCCCTCAGAGATATACCTTATCCTTTGCGCTGAACTATTCTCTTCTAAAGCTTATATTCCGTAAGCTTTAGAAGAGAAAATGAGGCGGAGCGGTCTGATGCAAAAGCATCCTGATATATCGTAAGGTGAAGATCATGAATAGTAAGCGACATCATCTATGAAGTACATCATACTATTAGCCTGCCTCCTGTTTTCCTGCATTGCCTTTGCACAGGATACTCTACTATTTGAAATAGAAAAAAATACCGGGCTGATTGTAGGCTACAGCTACAACTTCGGAGATATGGAGAACAAAAATAGGGCAGACAAAAAGTTTCACTTCCTTGAACTGGGCATCTGGAGAACAACCATGGCCAGGGCATATCATCCTGTAACAACCGGCTATTATTTTAGTAATGAGTTTGGCCTGAACACCAACTCCTTTGTCTATGGTCCAAAGATTGGTGGCTTTATCGCTGTACTCGTTTTAGGAGGTGGTTGCGAGTTTGTGTACTATACTAACTTTGAAGAGGGCTCTTTGCGCTTCGTTCCCTACATGGGCTTGTGTACTCACCTTTTTAAGCTAACAATCAACCCACACATCATCATCACCAACAAGGATTTTGAGGGGTTGAACAGAGGGCATCTCAACCTCAGCATCCGGTTTGCTTCTTTAAAAAAAGACATACAGAAGTTTAAGGATTACTGACCCAAACCCTTGAAGCTATCACATAAATTCTATTATGTTTCTTCAGTTATTCTATGATATTTAAATTCATTGCAATGACCACAACAATATTCTACAATTTTATTAGATACACCTTTGAAAGAATAATCTGATGACTACCACCACTAAAATACGTGCAGTTAAAGGTGACATCACCAGGATACAGGCTGATGCTATTGTTAATGCAGCCAATAGCTCTCTTTTAGGCGGCGGGCTGGACGAAAGAACCAATGTTGTTATCAGGGAAGTGCACAAGGATATCCTGCTGCGCACCTCTGCATTTCTACTACTCAAAGATTCTAAAGCATCCTTCACCATTGAAGGGGAGAACCCTACCCAACCAGGGCAGCGCGCTGGGGCAGAGCCATCGGGCAGGCAGGCAGCAGGCCCCTTAGCAAAGAAGGAGTGTGTGGACTATACCATCCATACCATCATACCCGAAGAGGTAGTCTACCTGCAAAAGTGGGAAAGGATGCAAACCTGGCTGGACGACCGCTTTCAGATGCCCGACAATATGGTTGCCCTGCTCATCCGGTTCCTGGAACAAGGGGGAGGCAGGCTATCTATAAGAGCCGTAGAGAAAGAATTTGGAGAACTAACGGACGATGAGGTGAAGGAGATCGAGGAAAGCTTTAGCCTCTGTTTTAAAGAATAAAAGCAGCCATGCCCCACACTATATTATTAACAGCCTGAACCTGAACACCTACCTTAAAATGTACAGACTTAAATCATACAAAGCTGGTGGGAGAGGAAGATTTGAGAAGCTAGGATTTCTCAATCCACCTCCATAAACTTCTCATCCCCGCACATCCTCACAATCTTCGGCGAAAAGGTCCCCACCACCTCTACCAGATCCTGCTGGTACTCCATCACCTTGCGGATGTCCTTGTAAGCGCCTGGTGCTTCGTCGAGGCCGGAGCCGATGAGATCTACACCGGCTTGCGCCAGTTGTTGTTGCACCGCTTCCGGGTTAAGGGTTGCTTTGGCCTGGGTGCGCGACATGGTACGTCCGGCCCCGTGGGAGGCGGAGTTGATGGATTCGGCTTTCCCTTTTCCACGAACAATAAAGCCAGGGGCGGTCATGGAGCCGGGAATGATGCCGAGTACGCCTGCACCAGCCGGGGTGGCGCCTTTGCGGTGTACAATAATCTCCCTTCCTGCAGCATCTTTTTCTTTCCAGGCAAAGTTGTGGTGGTTTTCAATGCGGGCCAGGGGGTCGTGAACGATGGCCTTTGCCAAACGATCATGGATCTGGTGGTGGCAGGCAGAGGCATAATCGCCTGCCAGGTTCATGGCCAGCCAGTACTCCTGTCCGGCTTCAGTATCCAGATCCAGCCAGGCCAGGTGACGGGCCTCCTGGGGCAGTTTGCAAGTTTCCATGGCCAGCTTGGTGTAGTGGCCGGCTATGGTAGCGCCCAGTCCGCGCGAGCCGGAGTGGGAAAGCAGGGCCAGGTAAGTACCAGGCGTTAAGCCCCACTCATTATCTACATCGTGCAGTTCCACCGTTCCCCATTCAACAAAATGGTTGCCCCCGCCGGAGGAGCCCAGCTGCTGGAAGGCACGGTCCTTCAGGCTTTTCATGATCGGGACCTCCTTAAACTCCGGCCGGTCAATCACGGCATGCTCCTTTGGCTTCTCGAAGGTAGCGCGGCCGAAGCGGGTGTTGTCTACCAGCATCTTTTTTAATGGATCGCGCCGCTTCTCCAGGAAGTGCGCAGGCAGGTCATAGAGGCTCATGGTCATGCGGCAGCCAATGTCTACGCCTACACCATACGGAATCACCGCATTTTCAGTGGCCAGCACACCTCCAATCGGAAGGCCGTAGCCCTGGTGAGCATCGGGCATAAGAGCACCGGCTACGGTAATGGGCAGGCGCATGGCAATATCCATCTGGTTACGGGCACCTGCTTCTATGCCTTCAGCGCCATAAATGGTGTAGGCCTGATCTGCTGCTTTCAGTGGCCGGGGTTCTGCAGGCTTGGGAATCAGCAACACTTCGGCAAGAGGTGCCAGCACGGCATGTTCCCTGTACAGGGCAGGGGTTTCAAGGACCCGTTTCAGGAGCTCCAGCAGATGCTGCTTTGTTTTTCCTTTATAAGCGGTCTGCAGGATCTGCAGGGCTTCGCCGATGGCTTTGCCTTCGTAGCCAATGGACATTAGGTCGTTTCCGTTTATTTTCTGGTTTGTCATGGTTTTGGTTGTTAGTATACTACAAACCTACAGGGGCACTGCGCAGTGTTTTTGCGTAGTAAAAATAATTTTTCTATTGTTGTACTTATTGACAACCATGGGGACAGCGATATGCCACAGTCGCTCACAAAAAATTATGTGCATATTATCTTCAGCTCAAAAAACAGGGAGCCTTTCCTGCATTCGCCTGTAAAGGAAGAACTGTGGGATTGCCTGGGTGGCATGTGCAAAGCCTTGGAGTGCAATCCGATCCACATAGGTGGCTACCACGACCATGTGCATGTGTTATGCCTCCTGTCTAAGAAACTTGCACTTATGAAGCTGGTCGAGGAAATTAAAACGCACTCTTCGAAGTGGCTTAAAGCAAAGGGATCCGAATTTAGCGGTTTTAGCTGGCATCTTGGCTATGGCGCCTTTTCTGTGAATCCTGCCCAATGGGAGGCAGTAGCAGCCCACATTGAAAAGCAGGAGGAGCACCACCAGGAGAAAAGCTTCCAGGCGGAATTCCGAACTATACTAGGCAAATACAAGATGGATTACGATGAACACTATTTGTGGGATTGATGGTGTAGCGACCTATGGTGGATCAACTATAACCCCCGGGCCATGCCCTGGGCTAGTGATTACGCCCCTACAGGGCTGTATGTATAGATGTCGCTTACCGCTAAGGGCTAAGGGCGCTACCATAGATGGCCTCTAATAGACTTTGATCTAACTTTTGTTTAACTATTAGCCCTGAAGGGGCAATATCATTAACCTGGCCTGGAGGGCTGGGAATCCTATGACCGTAAACCGCAACGCCCTGATCCGCTACCGCACGCTCGATAACTGCCTGCGCAACCGCTACTGCCAGTGGACGCTGGAAGACATGATCGAGGTCTGTTCGGAGGCGCTATACGAATAGGTGGGCCATCCTACATGCCTCTTCCAAAACCGAAAACAACAAGCACCGACGCGTTATCCACCTGGAGTTCAACAACCAGGAGCTGCCTGGAGGGCTGGAGCGGCTGGAGGAAGCTTAAGGTTTGGAGGCCTTTGTAATGATCCAATCATACATCCACACAAACGCTTGCAATGACCACTATTTTCTGCTCACATAAGCTTCAGACACTGATTGGGAAGATAAGCCCAAGACCTGCAGAAGAGGTACCATCCTCCCCCCTGGGAAACTGGAATGCACATCTCTTTACTGTTGAAAGGAGGAAGTGCCTTGCTTTTGTCAACAGCAAAACATATTATTCAGTGTTTCTTGCTGATATCCTGAAAAAGGATCTTCGGAATTTTCAGGATCTTTTCTACGCGAACCTGATCCGCCAGCTACTGCATGATGAGGTAATTGACCTGGCCAGGGTTCCCCTTGTTACCGAAACGCTGGGTCCACTACAACTGGCAAGAACGAACAATGACAGAAAAGCCATCGGCACCATGAATGATTTCATCTCTCAGTTTAAATTTAACTGCGACTGGCATTATGGCGGGTTCCAGCACATAAACCTGCGGGAGATCAACAGCCGCATTAACGACACCCCTGTAGGGGCGGGAGGCAACGAACAGCGAAATTACGGCTGGCCAATTGAGGATATGAAAACTCTGATCAAAACGGTGCTGCAACTACAGGATTCACCTACACAGAATCTATGAATAAACCACATCTATACCTAACAGGTCTCTTTGCCTCCATGCTATTGCTGTTAGCTGGTGGCTGCGACAGCGATTTCCCCATGCCAATTATCCGGGATACTTATGTAACCATTGAAGGCTACGTTACTACAAATGGGGGTGCAACCCCTATTCCAAACATGCAGATCAAGCTCTCCAGAGACCGGCCCCTGTCGCTGGATAATGATAAGTATTTTGAAAAAACTGACTCCAGGGGCTACTACAGGTTTAAGTTTAAGGCCAATCACGAACTCAATGAGAGAAGATACGCCTTAAGCTACGATATTTACGACGTGGATGATGACACCTATTTCTGCCCCACACATTACACGTCAATAGGATATTTGCCCAGTGCAGATACAATCCTGGAGTATAATTTCCAGCTGCCGCGCAAAACTGCAATTACAGCTATTTACAAAGATGAAGCACTGGCAAGAGAATATGAGCTGAATACCATCTTCCGGTTTACTTGCGGTCTCGACAGTGAGGGTACCCGTTTTATGGAAGAGACCGGTGCCGTGAGTATGGATTATACTGATAATCCGCTTCTGATCCCCTCTAATACCCCCGTCATTGTTGTTACCAGGGGAGTTGACAGAAAACTCTCAAAGCCGCTGGAAAAATTAGACACCATCTTTGTGCCCCACGGAACCAGCTACCTGCATGAGATCGATTTTTAAGATCCTTCAAATGTTTGGTGCTTTATCAAAGAGCTTAGAAGATTGAAGCCTATTGAAGCTTATTAATTAAGCTTTGACCCACATTTTTGTGATCAATGCTATCACCAAAAGAGAAAGTCCGGCTGAATATTAAGAACAGCCGGACTTTTCTGCTATGATTAACTAACAAAGTGCTCTGGTAACCTACCATCCAATAGCCTTGAACCAACACCCCGTAGTGGAACGAAGTTGAAAGAATATGAAACAAGCCGAAATGAAAAACCGCTTCAAACACCTATAGCAAAGGTTTTTGAAGCGGCTCGAATTTTAAAAATCCTATTTTGTAGCCTCGACAGGAATCGCAGCAGATTATTTGTGGCTGCTTATCAGGTACATTGCAAAACACATATGTAAACGCTGAAACAAAAATGAAACGGGGCACTCCAGGAATTGAACCTTTGGCAAAAGCAAAAATTTTTTCTGTTTCACCAGATGTTTCACTCTGCACCTCATCCATGGGAAATGTTTCACTGAGTAATTGAGCTTTACTTAGGATATCAACAAGGATGGCTACATTCCTTTTGGATAGAAGAGTCTCCATTTATCAGAGAACTGCTTATCCTTCATATTATAGGTTAGGTAAAAATCTAAATGCATTCTTTTATTAAAGAGTGCTGTATCAATTGAGGAGTAACATGCCTTATCCATATAGAAACCTATGGTCTGATGGTAAGGATAGGCAAAATCAAGCTCTTCTAAATATTCACTAAGTTTAACAGGATCAACTTTTCCCTTTGCCCGTTTGTAAGCTTCCAGTACTTCAAACACGCCACCGGCATAGGCAGGACGAATGGCAATATCAATTAAAGTACGTTCAAGATCTGTATAATGATAATATTCTGTTTGGCTTTTGAAGGTCCTTACTCCCAGCTCTGCTGTATTCTTGCTGTTTAGCAGATAAACTTTTTTGTCCCCATAGCTATAGCTAAGACTCGTCTTTCGTTGCTCTTTCGAGAAGGCTAAGTTTATGGCTTCCTGGCTTATGTAATTAGGAGCAGGGTTTTGGGATCGTTCAGTATTCAAATAGTAGACTTTTGGAATCTGCAATGTTAGACCGTGCAAGTACATAGCCGTGTAGTGGGTGTAGTAGCCATTTTTCTTTAGGCCACGGATAATACTTAGGTTATCTTTCGCTTTCCAGATAAAAAGTGTCTTGGGCTGCCCCTGTTCATCTCGAATTAATTCTGCACTCTTAAAAGGAGTCTTCTCCTTCAGGAAATTAATAAATTGGGTAGAAGTATTGGTCTTAGGAATATCCCATTCCTCCTTATGCCTGTCAAAAATACCCACTAATTCTTCGTAGCTGAAAGACTTATCTGGTAGAGAGTCAAAAAAATTCTCAATCTCTGTCTGGCGCTGACTTAATACACTCGTCCTTGCCATAATACAAAACAATATTTTCCTGACGGCTAGCATATATGCTAGCCGTCGGCAAGTTATAGCTTTCAACTTAAACTTTCAAGTACCATGTACCACACATGCGGTACTATGGTTACTAGCATATATGCTAGTAACCATATCCCTTGTTAGAAAGTTTCGTCATAAATTAGACTAAAGCTCAAAAATAATTTTCTAACTCCCTCTGTCTGCCAGTTTAGGCAGAAATTGGCCCAAATAGAATATTTGAAATGGCCCCATTGTGGCCCCAATATTTTTCGTCTGGGCCCCACTTATACTCTTTAATCACCTGTTCTCCGAAACATGTGGCCCCATTATGGCTCCATTTTCTGGAGGAATATTTTTTGGCAATTTATGGACTCCGCAAGTGCTCCTCAACTTCGCCTTCTCTCATTATTCTTTAGCTCAATAAGCGTTTTTCATGGAAACCCCCATTTTATAAGCGTTTTTCATGACCTGTAAGTATTTTTCACATATATTGAAAAGTGTTTTTCATACCAATGCATTCTTTCTAAGTATTTTTCAGGGCCCATAAGTGTTTTTCATAGAAAATGGCAAATGATAAGCGTTTTTCACAGGCTATAAGTGTTTTTCATGGAAGAATAACTCCCGAAGCAGGAAGCTTGGCAGGCTATGGTGCCATAATCAATACCTTGGAATTACCTGTCCCAATGCCAAGACAGCTTATACTGATTAGCGAGAAACACAAGCAATACACAACAGAGGAATGGATCGTGTTAACGCCTAGACACAAGCCTGAAGAAGATCTTTATGCACATATAGTTCTTGCACTAAAATGGGAAGGAATTAACCTCTTATTCTTTAAGAAGCTATTTACAAAACTGCCCCCCACCACTGTTGAAGGCTGGATTGCGGCTGCCCCCCAAAGCCAGTATAGCCGAAGAATCTGGTTTTTGTATGAATGGCTCATGCAAAACCAGCTAAAGCTCCCTGACCTAAAAGAAGGCAACTATGTTGAGCTAATTAATGAGAAACTGCAGTATGCAAGCCCGTTATCCGAAATCTCCAGTCGCCACCGCATAAAGAATAACTTACCAGGTAGCCCTGATTTTTGTCCCCTTATCCACAAAACTGCCAAGCTAGAAAAGTATATAACTGAAAAGCTGGATGAAAAGACCAATGCAGTCATCAGCGGTGTACATAAAGATATATTGTTGCGCACCTCGGCTTTCTTACTATTAAAAGATTCTAAAGCATCCTTCACCATTGAAGGAGAAAATCCCAGTCAAACCAGAGCAGTCCGATGGGGCCGTGCCATTGGCCAGGCAGGCAGCAAGCCACTGAGCAAGGAGGAGTTGTTGCGCTTACAACAAATAGTAATCGAAAACAGCAGATTCATCCAAATGGGCTACCGTACCGAAGGAGGCTTCATCGGGGAACATGACAGAA of the Flammeovirgaceae bacterium 311 genome contains:
- a CDS encoding putative transcriptional regulator; translation: MTVNRNALIRYRTLDNCLRNRYCQWTLEDMIEVCSEALYE
- a CDS encoding response regulator receiver protein (COG0784 FOG: CheY-like receiver), which produces MAKIEKILFVDDDTICAYLNVTLVEGLGIAEEVMSINSAEEALQYIQEHYSGKAAFVREHPDLIFLDIKMPGMDGFEFLQELEGLKQVDRNRFLIIMLTASLNPGDKEKAACQSDKLFACLSKPLVEADVKKLLKGLLQAG
- a CDS encoding hypothetical protein (COG5340 Predicted transcriptional regulator); translation: MARTSVLSQRQTEIENFFDSLPDKSFSYEELVGIFDRHKEEWDIPKTNTSTQFINFLKEKTPFKSAELIRDEQGQPKTLFIWKAKDNLSIIRGLKKNGYYTHYTAMYLHGLTLQIPKVYYLNTERSQNPAPNYISQEAINLAFSKEQRKTSLSYSYGDKKVYLLNSKNTAELGVRTFKSQTEYYHYTDLERTLIDIAIRPAYAGGVFEVLEAYKRAKGKVDPVKLSEYLEELDFAYPYHQTIGFYMDKACYSSIDTALFNKRMHLDFYLTYNMKDKQFSDKWRLFYPKGM
- a CDS encoding response regulator receiver protein (COG0784 FOG: CheY-like receiver); amino-acid sequence: MSKKVASIIFVDDDEIIGMVTKRLLEQMQVSEEVHLFSDSLVALAFMKKKYTTGKGVGEQANTDLVMLDIEMPGMGGFEMLSVLKEMEKTGQLHLKNTFFTIVTSHKTEKEELLARRHQVTAILEKPLRQQDILDLISKIR
- a CDS encoding transposase (COG1943 Transposase and inactivated derivatives), producing MRSKNNFSIVVLIDNHGDSDMPQSLTKNYVHIIFSSKNREPFLHSPVKEELWDCLGGMCKALECNPIHIGGYHDHVHVLCLLSKKLALMKLVEEIKTHSSKWLKAKGSEFSGFSWHLGYGAFSVNPAQWEAVAAHIEKQEEHHQEKSFQAEFRTILGKYKMDYDEHYLWD
- a CDS encoding filamentation induced by camp protein fic (COG2110 Predicted phosphatase homologous to the C-terminal domain of histone macroH2A1); the encoded protein is MTTTTKIRAVKGDITRIQADAIVNAANSSLLGGGLDERTNVVIREVHKDILLRTSAFLLLKDSKASFTIEGENPTQPGQRAGAEPSGRQAAGPLAKKECVDYTIHTIIPEEVVYLQKWERMQTWLDDRFQMPDNMVALLIRFLEQGGGRLSIRAVEKEFGELTDDEVKEIEESFSLCFKE
- a CDS encoding filamentation induced by camp protein fic (COG3177 Uncharacterized conserved protein) — translated: MANDKRFSQAISVFHGRITPEAGSLAGYGAIINTLELPVPMPRQLILISEKHKQYTTEEWIVLTPRHKPEEDLYAHIVLALKWEGINLLFFKKLFTKLPPTTVEGWIAAAPQSQYSRRIWFLYEWLMQNQLKLPDLKEGNYVELINEKLQYASPLSEISSRHRIKNNLPGSPDFCPLIHKTAKLEKYITEKLDEKTNAVISGVHKDILLRTSAFLLLKDSKASFTIEGENPSQTRAVRWGRAIGQAGSKPLSKEELLRLQQIVIENSRFIQMGYRTEGGFIGEHDRSTGEPIPDHISARAEDLDILMDGLIAASKQMEQVGFHPVLTATKVAFGFVFIHPFVDGNGRLHRYLIHHELASMRFTPQGIIFPVSAAILERIVDYQKVLESYSHPLLDFIKWKKTPKNNVEVLNETIDYYRYFEATAQAEFLFECVDQTIHKTIPGEVNYLQKWEGMKSWLDDRFQMPDKMVSLLIRFLEQNGGILSKRAIEKEFTGLTDEEVKAIEGAYNSYFG
- a CDS encoding hypothetical protein (COG1690 Uncharacterized conserved protein), producing the protein MTNQKINGNDLMSIGYEGKAIGEALQILQTAYKGKTKQHLLELLKRVLETPALYREHAVLAPLAEVLLIPKPAEPRPLKAADQAYTIYGAEGIEAGARNQMDIAMRLPITVAGALMPDAHQGYGLPIGGVLATENAVIPYGVGVDIGCRMTMSLYDLPAHFLEKRRDPLKKMLVDNTRFGRATFEKPKEHAVIDRPEFKEVPIMKSLKDRAFQQLGSSGGGNHFVEWGTVELHDVDNEWGLTPGTYLALLSHSGSRGLGATIAGHYTKLAMETCKLPQEARHLAWLDLDTEAGQEYWLAMNLAGDYASACHHQIHDRLAKAIVHDPLARIENHHNFAWKEKDAAGREIIVHRKGATPAGAGVLGIIPGSMTAPGFIVRGKGKAESINSASHGAGRTMSRTQAKATLNPEAVQQQLAQAGVDLIGSGLDEAPGAYKDIRKVMEYQQDLVEVVGTFSPKIVRMCGDEKFMEVD